Below is a genomic region from Methanococcus vannielii SB.
CTACGTATCTGTTGCAGTTGAAACTCTCCCAGATTTTAAAAATAACTTAATAATTGAGACGTACGAATATGCAAAATTAATTGAATATAAAACAAATATCGAATTTAAAGAAGCACTCTCGTTAACCAAAAATGCATCAAAAAATCTAATTAGTTATTATGATAAAAAACTAAAAAATTGCAATGTAAAATACCATTTAACGCATAAAAAATTGCAAGATAGTAGATTAAGGGAGTTATCAACTGAATTTAGCGAATATTTTTTAAATAACGGGGAATTATCTAAACGAGGCAAAGAATTAATAAAGGAAAATCCTGAAGAAAGCACTTGGCTTCGAATTAAAGTATCTTTTCTTCCCGAATTTATTGGAAAAGATGAATCAACAATAATTGAGCCTGCGTCAAGTCTTGATGGGATGATTCATTCTTCAATACTTTCAAAAAGTTCCGCAATTGTTACAAGAAGTCCTCAAACTTTAAATAATAAGCCAGTAATGAATGAAGGGAGTGAATTTGAAATTATTTATTTAAACAATGATATTTCAGAAGAATTGAAAAAATTAAATCTTCCAAAAACGAAAAAAACGCAATACGGGTGTCCTGCATATAATATTTTTGCATTTATTGATACTGACGAATTAAAAAGAATTGAGAGAAATTGTGCTGATGAAAACATATTTGACTGTATATCTTATCTAAAAGAGAAACTTGAATCATTTAAGCCATGAATAACTGTAAATTGTTAAGCTATTTAAGATATTTAATATATTGATAATTGGGATATTGGCAAATTTATATATTTTTAAATAAAGAATATTAATTATCATTAATAATGTTAATTATAAAAGGTGGTTTTATGGCTTACGACTTGATAATTATTGGGGGAGGGCCTGCAGGCTTAACGGCAGGAATTTATGCAATGCGGGCTAGGTTAAATGTTTTATGTATTGAAAAAGAAAATGAAGGCGGAAAAATTGCGGAAGCAGGTATAGTTGAGAATTATCCGGGATTTAAATCTATAAAAGGATTTGAACTTGCAGAACAGTTTTCAAAACATGCAGAATACTTTGAATTGCCAATAATGCATGAAGAGGTCATTGGAATAGATACAAAGTCAAAGCCGTATAAACTTACTACGAAAAATGGAATTTATGAAGCTAATTCAATAATTATTGCATCAGGGAGCCACTATAAAAATGTAGGAATCAATGAAGATGATTATTTAGGAAAAGGAGTTTGTTACTGTGTAATGTGCGATGCTTTCTTTTTTATAAATAAAGAAGTAATTGTTCTTGGCCGTGGAACGTCTGCGATAATGGCCGCTTATAATTTAAAAGATATTGTAAAGAAAATTACAATAGTTACAGATAGGCCAAATTTAAAAGCTGTTGAAAAAATAATGGAAGAAAGGTTAGTTGAAATTCCTAACTTAGAAATTATATACAATGCAAAGCCAGTAAAAGTAGTTGGCGAAAATAAAGCTGAAGGAGTAATTGTTTTAATCGATGGAAAAGAACATTTAATTCCTACTGAAGGAATATTTGTAAGTTATGGATACGTTCCAAATACCGAATTTTTAGGAGATACAAATATAGAACTTAAAAAAGGTAATTTTATTAACGTAGATAAAGATTGTAAAACAAATGTTGAAGGAATTTATGCATGTGGTGACGTTACAGGCGGGATTTTACAGGTTTCAAAAGCCGTTGGTGAAGGCGTTACTGCATTTAACAGTGCTTTAACGTATCTTCAAAAAATGCATTAAATATCAAAAATTATTGTTTTTCCATCATTTATTTTTTATTTTGATATTTTTTTGAAACTCCCCAAATTTTTTTATCCATTACAATTTTTGCATTTTCTTCTGTTGTGATACATAAAAAATAGTTCATTTTATCCCCTTAAAATTTGTTAATTAGATTATGTCTAAAAAAGAATTTAAAATAATTGGTTTTATTTTTTAATATTAATAATGTTGAATACGAAAATACTTATTTTATATACCTTCAAAAATATATCTAAATTGGTTTAATTATGACTTTTAGTTTATTTGGTGGGTATTATGACAATCATTGATAATGTGGCCAATTTACTTGGTGATGATTTAAAAAAATCATTAGATAATAAATCAAAAATGAAAATTTGTGCTGCATATTTTTCAATTTATGCATATGCAGAACTCAAAAAAGAACTTGGGTCAATTAAAGAATTTTCCTTTTTATTTAATTCACCTACTTTTTTAAAAGAGGAAAATAAATCGCAAAAAGAATTTTATATAAATCCTGCTGCTAGGGAACGTGCAATTGCAGGGGGCGAATTTGAAATTAAGTTAAGAAATGAATTAAGTCAAAAGGCTATTGCAAAAGAATGTAAAGAATGGATTCAAAAGAAAGGAAAATTTAAATCGTTAAAAAAACATATTCGGTTAAACGACGGCGTATTTATAGAAAACAGCGCCGAATCTATCGCATACCCTGGAGTCATCAGTTTTACTACAGATGGGTTAGGTTATGAAAAAAATGATAACCCTGTAATTACAATGATTCCACAATTGATCGGGGAAAATGCAAAGAAATATATCGATAGTTTTGACCAAGTATGGAATAATAGGGAATTGGTTAAGGATGTAACAGATAAAGTAATTAATTATATTTCGGCAGTGCATAAGGAAAATCCCCCAGAATATCTCTACTTTATTACCCTTTATAATATTTTTAATGAATTTTTAGAAGATATTTCTGAGGATAATATTGCAAACGAAAAAACTGGATTTAAGGATACGGAAATATGGAAAACAATGTATAATTTCCAAAGGGATGCAGTATTGGGTGCAATTAATAAATTAGAAAAATATAATGGATGTATTTTGGCAGATAGTGTAGGTCTTGGAAAAACATATACTGCCCTTGGAATTATCAAGTATTATGAACTTAGAAATAAAAAAGTACTTGTTTTATGTCCTAAAAGGCTTCATGAAAACTGGAATACTTTTGTATCCCCTTACAAAACCAATATTTTAATTAATGATCGTTTTAATTACGATATATTTTACCATACGGATCTTTCAAGAGAAACTGGAACTAGTAATAGTAAAAATTTAAGTCTTGTAAATTGGGGTAATTACGATTTAGTTGTTATTGATGAATCGCATAATTTTAGAAACAACACCGCAAGACGTGAAAAAGAAACTAGATATCAAAAATTAATGAGAAAAATAATAAAAGAAGGCGTTCAAACAAAAGTATTAATGCTCTCTGCGACTCCCGTTAATAATAGATTTTTGGATTTAAAAAATCAGCTTGCGTTAGCATATGAAGGTCAGAGCGAACGTTTCAGTAAAAAAATGGGCCTTGGTAAAAGTATTGATCGAATATTTACTGAAGCACAAACTGCATTTAATGAATGGTCAAAAATAGATGCGGATAAAAGAACTTCTGCTAGACTACTCGAAATGCTTAGTTTTGATTTTTTTGAGGTTTTGGATTCAGTTACAATTGCAAGATCGAGGAAACATATTCTAAAATATTACGATACAAAAGATATCGGATCTTTTCCTCAAAAATTAAAGCCAATAAATAAAGATTTCCAGATAACTGAAATTGAAGATTTCATGACTTTTGAAGAACTTTCTGAAATTTTAAGTTCATTAAATCTTAAAATATATAATCCTTCAGACTATATCCTTCCTGGAAAAAAAGCACATTATGAATCGCTTTATGATACAAAATTATCAGAAAAGTCTTCATTAAAACAAAGTACAAGAGAAACCGGACTTTTAAAATTAATGAAAGTAAACTTATTAAAAAGACTTGAAAGCTCTGTTGAATCATTTAGAATAACTCTTAATCGATTAAATTATAATTTAAAAAATACGCTTGAAACTATTGAAAAATATGAAAATGGGGGAAATAGTAATATACAGTACGATAATTCTGAACTTATTAAAAATGATTCTGATGATGAACTTGAGAACTGTTCGACAATTGGAGATAAAATTAAAATTAATTTATCTGACATGGACTATTTATCGTGGGAAAGAGATTTAAGGGACGACTATGAAAAAATTAATGTTTTGATAACGGAAATTAATAAAATAACACCAAATGAAGATAGTAAGTTAAAAGAACTCATTGAATTAATTGAAAACAAAATAAACAATCCAATAAATAAAGAAAATCAAAAAGTAATTATATTTTCAGCATTTGAAGATACGGTTTATTACATTTACAACAATATTTCAAAATATTTTAATGAAAAATATGGGATAAATTCTGCATGTGTTAGTGGAAGTAATAATAACAGATGTACGTTAAAAATCTCAAAAGAAATGAATAATATTTTAACCCATTTTTCACCAAAATCCAAAAAAATGAGTCAGACGTGTCCAGACGACATTGCAAAAATCGATATTCTAATTGCAACAGACTGTATTTCAGAAGGTCAGAACTTACAGGATTGTGACTATCTGATTAATTATGATATTCATTGGAATCCAGTTAGGATAATTCAAAGATTTGGTAGGATTGATAGAATTGGATCTGAAAATGAAAAAATACAACTGGTTAATTTTTGGCCACCTGTCGATTTAGATGAATATATTAACTTAAAATCAAGAGTCGAAAGCAGAATGCATGCACTGAATCTTGCTGCAACAGGTGAAGAGAATTTACTTGTTGATGAAGATGGAGATCTTGAATATCGGAAAAAACAGTTACTTAAACTTAGAAATGAGGTTATTGAACTTGAAGATATGGATACCGGTGTATCAATCACAGACCTTGGTTTAAACGACTTTAGAATTGACTTAATAAATTATTTCAAAGAACACGGTGAAATTGAAAACGTTCCTTTTGGACTTCATGCAATCGTAAAACAGTCAGAACACTTTAAACCTGGAGTAATATTCATTTTAAAAAATGTAAATGAAAATGTTAATATAAATAATACAAATCGACTGCATCCATTTTACCTTGTTTATGTTTCAGAAGACGGAGATGTTATAACTAATCATTTACA
It encodes:
- the trxR gene encoding F420-dependent thioredoxin reductase, which encodes MAYDLIIIGGGPAGLTAGIYAMRARLNVLCIEKENEGGKIAEAGIVENYPGFKSIKGFELAEQFSKHAEYFELPIMHEEVIGIDTKSKPYKLTTKNGIYEANSIIIASGSHYKNVGINEDDYLGKGVCYCVMCDAFFFINKEVIVLGRGTSAIMAAYNLKDIVKKITIVTDRPNLKAVEKIMEERLVEIPNLEIIYNAKPVKVVGENKAEGVIVLIDGKEHLIPTEGIFVSYGYVPNTEFLGDTNIELKKGNFINVDKDCKTNVEGIYACGDVTGGILQVSKAVGEGVTAFNSALTYLQKMH
- a CDS encoding helicase-related protein, with product MTIIDNVANLLGDDLKKSLDNKSKMKICAAYFSIYAYAELKKELGSIKEFSFLFNSPTFLKEENKSQKEFYINPAARERAIAGGEFEIKLRNELSQKAIAKECKEWIQKKGKFKSLKKHIRLNDGVFIENSAESIAYPGVISFTTDGLGYEKNDNPVITMIPQLIGENAKKYIDSFDQVWNNRELVKDVTDKVINYISAVHKENPPEYLYFITLYNIFNEFLEDISEDNIANEKTGFKDTEIWKTMYNFQRDAVLGAINKLEKYNGCILADSVGLGKTYTALGIIKYYELRNKKVLVLCPKRLHENWNTFVSPYKTNILINDRFNYDIFYHTDLSRETGTSNSKNLSLVNWGNYDLVVIDESHNFRNNTARREKETRYQKLMRKIIKEGVQTKVLMLSATPVNNRFLDLKNQLALAYEGQSERFSKKMGLGKSIDRIFTEAQTAFNEWSKIDADKRTSARLLEMLSFDFFEVLDSVTIARSRKHILKYYDTKDIGSFPQKLKPINKDFQITEIEDFMTFEELSEILSSLNLKIYNPSDYILPGKKAHYESLYDTKLSEKSSLKQSTRETGLLKLMKVNLLKRLESSVESFRITLNRLNYNLKNTLETIEKYENGGNSNIQYDNSELIKNDSDDELENCSTIGDKIKINLSDMDYLSWERDLRDDYEKINVLITEINKITPNEDSKLKELIELIENKINNPINKENQKVIIFSAFEDTVYYIYNNISKYFNEKYGINSACVSGSNNNRCTLKISKEMNNILTHFSPKSKKMSQTCPDDIAKIDILIATDCISEGQNLQDCDYLINYDIHWNPVRIIQRFGRIDRIGSENEKIQLVNFWPPVDLDEYINLKSRVESRMHALNLAATGEENLLVDEDGDLEYRKKQLLKLRNEVIELEDMDTGVSITDLGLNDFRIDLINYFKEHGEIENVPFGLHAIVKQSEHFKPGVIFILKNVNENVNINNTNRLHPFYLVYVSEDGDVITNHLQVKETLDAFRALAKNRSDPDYELCDLFNNETKEGSKMDKYSELLQKSIKSIIEVKEESDINSLFRSGGTSIGSDSIKGLNDFELICFLVIK